The Gloeocapsa sp. DLM2.Bin57 genome has a window encoding:
- a CDS encoding NAD-dependent epimerase/dehydratase family protein, with product MDVLIVGATGTLGRQVARHALDKGYKVRCLVRNQQRASFLKEWGAELVPGDFCKPETLPLALEGIDAVIDAATTRANSSKSIKQVDWYGKVNLIQAVKKAGIERYIFFSILNAKDYPNVPLMEIKHCTELFLAESGLKYTTLQLCGFMQGLIGQYAVPILDNQSVWVTGVETPIAYMNTQDIAKFAIGALEVPETEKRTFPVVGPKAWTTSEIITFCEKISGKEAKITRSPLGLLRFVRNVARFFQWTQNASDRLAFVEVLAGGKPLDAPMEEVYQVFGLDPQETTTLEEYLEEYFNRILKKLKEVGYDKKKKQKPKRSPFKQQKS from the coding sequence ATGGATGTATTAATAGTCGGTGCAACAGGGACACTGGGAAGACAAGTGGCTCGTCACGCTTTAGATAAAGGTTATAAAGTTCGTTGTTTAGTCAGAAACCAACAGAGAGCATCTTTTCTCAAAGAATGGGGAGCTGAATTAGTGCCAGGTGATTTTTGTAAGCCTGAAACTCTCCCCCTCGCCTTAGAAGGGATAGACGCCGTAATTGATGCAGCGACAACTAGAGCTAATAGCTCAAAAAGTATTAAACAAGTAGATTGGTACGGAAAGGTAAATTTAATTCAAGCAGTCAAAAAAGCGGGTATAGAAAGATACATATTTTTCTCTATTCTCAATGCCAAAGATTATCCCAATGTTCCTTTAATGGAGATTAAACACTGTACAGAGTTGTTTTTAGCCGAATCTGGGTTAAAATATACAACACTGCAATTATGCGGTTTTATGCAGGGTTTGATTGGACAATACGCTGTACCAATTCTCGATAATCAAAGTGTCTGGGTAACAGGAGTAGAAACGCCTATAGCTTATATGAATACTCAAGATATCGCTAAATTTGCCATAGGCGCTCTAGAAGTTCCCGAAACTGAAAAAAGGACTTTTCCTGTAGTTGGACCAAAAGCTTGGACAACTAGTGAAATTATTACTTTTTGTGAAAAAATCTCAGGAAAAGAAGCTAAGATTACGCGCTCTCCTCTAGGGTTATTACGTTTTGTCAGAAATGTAGCCCGATTTTTCCAGTGGACACAGAATGCGAGCGATCGCCTTGCTTTTGTTGAAGTCTTAGCAGGAGGTAAACCCTTAGACGCTCCTATGGAAGAAGTGTATCAAGTTTTTGGTTTAGATCCCCAAGAAACTACTACCCTAGAAGAATATCTAGAAGAGTACTTTAACCGCATCTTGAAAAAACTCAAAGAAGTCGGTTACGACAAAAAGAAAAAACAGAAACCAAAAAGAAGTCCCTTTAAACAACAAAAGTCTTGA